The Deefgea tanakiae DNA segment GGGCCGACCGAAGCATCAATTATCGCGACGACCGCTGCATTGAGCGGGCCGAACTGCGTGTGGGATGGTAGCGATAGCGTGCCAATTGGCGCGCCGCGCCCGGGCGTGACTGCGCAAATCGTGGATGAACATTTGTACCCGGTTCCGCTAGGCCAGGCCGGTGAATTGCTATTGTGCGGCGAGGCGTTGGCGCTGCACTATCACGGCCAACCCGAGCTGACTGCGCGTCGCTTTGTTACGTTATCTAAGCAAGTCCCGGAACTGCGTGCGTATCGCACTGGCGATAGGGCGTGTCTGCAAGATGGTCAGCTGCGCTTTTTAGGGCGGCTGGATAATGAAATTAAAATCAGCGGTTTGCGGATTGATCCCAGCGAAATTGAAAATGCACTACTGAGCAATACGGCATTGAGCGAAGTCGCTGTAGTCGCGGTGCCGCGCCATCATTGCGGTTATGCGCTTGCCGCATTTGTTGTGTGTGCGGAGCAAGCTAATTCAGATAATCGATTGTCATCTGCGCAATTGCGCGCGTTTTTGACCGAGCTATTACCTGCGCCAGCGATTCCAAATCATTGGCACTTTTTGGCTAACTTGCCGCGTAATGTGAACGGCAAAATCGACCGTAAACACCTCGCCGGTTTGGTCAGCCAGCGCGAAGTGGGCGAGCTGCCCGATGCCAGTCCTTTAGAGCAGCAAATTATGCAGGTTTGGTTTGACGTCCTTGGCGAAATGCCGGTTGGCGTGCAAGCCAATTTTTTTGATCTGGGCGGAAAGTCGCTACAAGCGATACAGGTCTCCAGCCAGCTCAGCCGTGCTTTGCAGCGCGAAGTCGCAGCATCGGCGCTGTTTAATCACGCCACCGTGCAAGCGTTAGCCAAAGCATTGAGTGCGCCGGTTGCGCATAGACCGCCAGTGCCAATGGATGGTCAAACGAATCTCGAGCAAAACGCCGCGTTTGCGCCGCTGCTCACCATTCAGCAAGGTACATTGCCTGCGCTGTTCTGCCTGCATCCGGCCGAAGGTTTGTCGTGGTGCTATTTAAGCTTGGCCAAGCATTTACCGGACGTCACGATTTATGGTTTACAGGCCGATCATCAGCGGCTTGCCAGTAGTTTTGACGCACAGGTTGAAAGCTATGTAGAACGCATTGTGCGGCAACAGCCGCAAGGTCCGTATCGTATGCTGGGTTGGTCGCTGGGCGGAGCGCTGGCGCACGAGATTGCTGCGCGTTTGCAAGCGCGCGGCGAGCATGTGGAGCTGGTCGCTATGATGGATAGTTACCCGGCAGCGGCATTTGTAGATTGGCGTGAACCGACTTTGCACGATGCGCTGATTACCGTGCTCAGTGTGAACGGTGAAATTGCCAGCGATGCATTAAGCGTTGACGATATTTATCAGCGCTTGATGCGCCCGAGTAGTCCTTTTTCCGCTTTAGGGCGCGGGGCTTTGGAGCGGCTAGGGCAGGGGGTTTGGCATAGCATGAAGCTATTCCGCGAAAGCCAGACGGCGACATTTGCGGGTGATGTACTGCTGTTTCGTGCTGGGCGCGATAACAAAGATACGCCAGTGCCTGCGACTTGGCTGCCGTATTTAAGCGGGAAAATTGAATGTGTTGAGCTCGATTGCAATCACTTTGGCATGAGCGATCCGGCGCCGATGCGCGTGATTGGGCAAGCATTGGCTGCGCGTTTAGCTTTATAAATGGGTAGGTATATTGATATAGGCTATTCTTTTTAAGAACTAAATTGGTATACCTATTAATAATTATTCTTTGCTTGTGCGGTATTCTGTTTAGTGATAAAAGATAAATAATAATCATTATCGTTAATGTTGTCTGTGATTTGATCCCCATTCAATGTCAATAATCAATTTAGGTTGAATATGAATAAAAAATTAGTGTGGCGTAGCGTGGTTTTGGCCGTTTTGTTAGCGATTGCGGTGTATTTTATTGTGGCTTCGCGTGCGCCAAGCACTTCAAATGCAGCAGAAGGCGCAGCCGCTGCGAGCCATCAAGTGATTGACTCCGCTGGCCGCAAGGTGAATGTGCCGCTAAAACCATTGCGGGTGCTGGCCTTGGGCGAATTTGATTTAGATGCGCTGCTGTCACTGGGGTTGCGGCCTGTGGGGGCGACCAATGGCCGCGGTCAAGCAGGTGTGCCAAATTATTTGCAGACCAAAGCAAAAAATATCACCAGTGTTGGTGCGTTTGCTCAGCCAAATATGGACAAAATCATCGCTGCGCAGCCGGATTTAATTGTGACGAGTGTGATTCGGGATCCGCAAATCATCGCGCAGTTAGAGCGCATTGCGCCAGTGCTCATTACAACTCAAGCGGGTGCTGATTGGAAAACCGCGTTTAATCAAATGGCGGCATTATTGGGTAAAAACGCGCAGGCTCAGCATTTTTTGGCGCAATACCAAACGCGGGTAGCTCAACTGCGAACGCAAATTAAACCCGCTCAAACGATTAGCATTGTCCGCTGGGACCCCAAAGGTCCAGGTTTTATGTTGAAAGATGCTTTTGCCAGCTTGGTTGTGCAAGATCTTGGTTTGACTCGCCCTGCTGGACAGATGCAGCCGGGCGCAAATCACTCCAAGCCATTAAGTCTCGAAGCGCTGACCGAAATCGATGCCGATTGGTTGTTTATTGGTACTTTATCACCGGAAGGTGATGCGGCGGCAACGCTAAAAACGGTGCAAACCGCGCCCGCGTTTAGAAATCTGCACGTGGTGAAAAATCAGCAAGTACGCATTATTGATGGCTCTTTATGGACTAGCACGGGTGGACCATTGGCGGCATTGGCGGTGCTAGATGACGTTGAAAAAAACCTTCGTACGGTGCAGATTGCGCAAGTGACGCAAACTGCTAATTCAGCGCAGTGAACTGTGTCGTTCAATGAGTAATGCAATGACTTATACCTCTGATAGCGTTCAGCCCGTTCACTTAGGCGCGATACTGACGTTTACTCTATTGGCGATGATGCTTTTATCATTGCTGTCGGGTTCGGGCCATGTGGGAATGAGCGCGAGTTTTGATTTTCTACTGGGCAAAACCAGTGTCAATCAAGCGCAGCTGGACATGGTAATTCGCCAGTTGCGCCTGCCGCGCACGATGGCAGTCATCATGGTGGGTGCGAGTTTGGGGGTGGCTGGTGCTTTGCTGCAATCGGCGACGCGCAATCCGCTGGCTGATACCGGTCTACTTGGGGTGAATGCCGGAGCCGCTTTGAGTATCGTGATTGGTTTTAGCTTAGGCCTAGCCCATACCAGTGTGGATTATTTACTGTGGGCCTTGATAGGTGCGCTGATTGCGAATGCCTTGGTGCTATTGATTGCGCAAACGGGCTTACAGTCGACAACACAATCGAGTTCGCCGCTGCGTTTGGTTTTGGCAGGTTTAGCCTTGGGAGCGACGTTTCAGGGCGCAACGTCGTATTTATTGCTGATGAACGCCAGTGCTTACGAGCAATATCGTTTCTGGATTTTGGGCTCTTTAGCAGGCAGCAGTGCTGAAATGATTTGGCCTTTGCTTCCGGCTTGTGTGCTGGGATTGATCGCGGCCTTCGTGATGGTGCGGCCATTGTCGGCGCTGCTGCTGGGAGACGATAGTGCGCGGGCGCTGGGTTATCGGCCGGGTTTGATTCGCGTTTTAGTTGCGCTGATTACGACTTTATTGAGCGGTTTGGCCGTTGCGCTGGCTGGGCCATTGGCTTTTTTGGGTTTGATTGCACCTTATCTGGCGCGAACTTTAATGGGGCCGCGTTTAATCAATCAGATGATTTTTTCGGCTTTGCTTGGTGCGATTGTGCTGCTTGGGGCTGATATTATCGCGCGGTTATTGAGCCAGCCGTATGACTCACCCGTCAGCATTATATTGGCATTTATCGGTGCTCCCTTGCTGATTATTCTGGTGCGATCTAATCGCTTGGTGGCTTAAGCGATGTCAACGGACTTTACTTCTCAAGCGGATTTCTCAAAGCCAAAAATATTCCAATATAAATCAGTCTCTATTTTGTTTTCGATGGAATCTTTGCTTGGCACGCTCAATATCCTATTGATTTTACTCGGCGCGATTGTCGTCTCATTGATGCTCGGCAGCACAATGCTGTCGCCTGAAGCTGTGATTCAAGCTTTGCTGGGTGAGGGCAGTCGCGCCAGCCAGATTTTGGTCGTTGAAATCCGTTTGCCGCGCATTATTGCCGGCTTGGTTGCAGGCGCGGCGCTAGGCTTATCCGGCTGCTTAATCCAAACGATGGCACGTAATCCGCTGGCATCGCCAGATTTGTTAGGTATTTCACAGGGCGCAACGTTGGCGGTGGTTTTGGGCTTATTGCTAGGCAGTAGCGGTTTGCTGGGCGATTGGACGCTTGCTGTTTTTGGTGCTGCGCTGGCGGCTTTGTTAGTGATGTTGGCGGCAGGGCGCACTGGGCATCAAGGTTACCGTGTGCTGATTGTGGGCTTAGGGATTGCAACTTTGCTGCGTGCGGCGGCGGAATTATTGCTGTCGACAATTAATTTGCAGCACGCCAGCGAGCTATATGCATGGAGTATCGGCAGCTTAATTGGCCGTGGCTATACGGCATCGCTGCCAACGGCGCTCGGTTTACTGTTCTTATTGCCGTGCGCGGTTTTGCTGTCGCGACAATTGGCTGTGCTGCGGTTTGAGCCTGATTTAGCGAGCAGCTTGGGGCTGAACGTCAAACGCGTACAGTTGTGGACATTATTGCTTTCGATTGCACTAGCAGCTTTAGGCGTGTCGATCGGTGGGCCGATTGCATTTATTTCGCTGACTGCGCCGATTTTAGCGCGGCACTTTAGTGCGGCCAATCAAGTGCCATTGACGCGCTCTGCCTTAATCGGTGCGCTGATTGTTGTTTGCGCCGATACATTTGGTCGTAGTGCAGGCGGCAGTACCGAAGTGCCGGTAGGTGTGATTACATGCCTGATGGGCGGGCCATTTTTGCTGTGGATTTTGCTGCGTAGAGAGCGTGATTAGTACGTATGTCTCTGAATGAATTTTTCATATTGGCTTGTGTGGCAATACCCTTGTACCGTAGTGCTCTAATTTAGCGCTAGTATTGATAGTAGTAGCAAGTATTGAAATGAGATAAGCATGCGATTAATGGTTGAAAATTTGAGCGTTCGTTACGAGAGCAAAACCGATAGCCATACCGCGGTGAAAGGCGTAAGTTTGAACGTGGGGGCGGGACAACTGGTGGTTATCGTGGGGCCCAATGGTTGCGGTAAATCGACGCTGTTGCGTGCAATTGCACGCTTGCAAAAGCCGCAGGCCGGCCGCGTTCAAGTGGATGGCAAAGACGTTTGGCAATTAAGTGCGCGTCAGGCGGCGCATGCGATTGCCTTGCTGCCGCAATCACCACTCGCGCCTGAAGGCATTAGCGTTGTCGATTTGGTGCGCTATGGTCGCCATCCGCATCAAAGCTTGTTTCAGCAATGGTCTGCATACGATCAGGATGTGGTTGAGCGTGCAATGGCTGCGTGCAATGTCAGCGATCTGGCATACAGGCGGCTTGATCGCTTGTCGGGTGGGCAGCGCCAACGCTGCTGGTTGGCGATGATTTTGGCGCAAGAGGCGCCGCTGATGCTGCTCGATGAGCCGATTAGCATGCTCGATTTGGGGCATCAGCTTGAAGTGCTGTCGCTGGCAAAAAATCTGGCGCGTACGGGCGCTAGCGTTGTCATTGTGCTGCATGATCTGATCGCCGCCGCGCGCTATGCCGATGTGCTGGTCGCGATGCAAGATGGTCATATTGTCGCACAAGGTGCGCCAAGCGATATCGTTACGCCAGCCTTGGTAAAAACGCTGTATGGCGTTGATGCTGACATTTTAAGTGCGCCCATTGATGGTAGTCCGGTCGTAGTGCCATCGGCGTCGCAAACAGTTTAAACCGTATAGATGTTTTAATCGCGCTGTTTTCTATTTTGGAATCAACCCCTTAAGGATTTGTATGCAAGGCAAAATCGCCATCGTTTCGGGAGCGGCGCAAGGCATCGGTGCGTCGATTGTTGAAGCACTCAGCGCGCAAGGCGTCACCGTTGCTGCGCTCGATGTGCAAGTCGATGCGCTGGCGGCGCTGGCACAAACTAGCGCCAATATTCATGCCTATCCGGTCGATGTGCGCTCCAGTCAGGCTGTACGCGATGTGGTTGCCCAAATCGAAGCTGAGCTGGGCGCAATTGATATTTTGGTTAATGTCGCTGGCGTACTGCGCCTTGGTGCTGTTTGCGATTTAAGTTTTGATGACTGGGAACTGACTTTTTCGGTCAATACGCATGGCGTATTTTATCTATCGCAAGCGGTGGCGCAGCGCATGAAAACACGCCGTGCGGGTAATATCGTGACTGTGGGCTCAAATGCTGCCGCTGTACCGCGCATGCAAATGGCGGCGTACGCCGCGTCAAAAGCCGCGTCTAGTCATTTCACCAAATGTCTGGGGCTGGAGCTGGCCGAATACGGTATCCGCTGTAATATCGTGTCGCCAGGCTCGACCGACACCGCGATGCAGCGCCAATTGTGGACAAGCGAAAGTGACGCGCAAAAAGTGATCGATGGCGCTTTACCCAGCTTCCGCACCGGCATTCCCCTACGGCGCATCGCCGCGACCACAGATATTGTAGCTCCAGTATTGTTTTTGCTATCAGACGCAGCTAAACACATCACAATGCATAATTTATGCGTCGATGGTGGGGCGACTTTAGGTGTTTAAATCAAGTCAGTTAAGTGCTGGCCGTTGATTGAATGGCGACATCTGGCTGATAAATATCGATATCAACGTTAGAGATAAAATCTACCTGAAAATGGTACTTGAGATGCGCCCGGCTTGGCCGATGTGTCGAAGTTCATTGTGGCTAATTGAGCGCCCGCTTCAATTTCCTTACCAGTCACTCACGGCGTGAATGGCTTAGAGTCCGTTGTGGGTCCAGACTGCCTTTGTTGCATAAATCAGCACAGTGCGATTGATGCCTCTAGACTAACGATCTCCACGAATAACTAGTGGCCTATTGTCACCATCTTGGATACGCCGATAACCTTTAAGCGTTACTAGTAAATCACTAAAAGCATACGTGTATTTATCTTGGTCGCCGTAATATGCCCACGTATATTCGCCACCGCTATGCTCATGGGTATTACGTACCTCAGCCATTAAGTCCATATGCCACTCGCCATTTGTTTTTATAAAGAAGTGAGGGGATACGAAAGGCGTATTGGTGAAGTAAAGCAATGCCAAGTCGCCACGCTCAACAACTTTAAACTGCTTGCCGTACTCACCGAATAAAATGAACTCAGCATAAGCAGGGCTACTGGGCAACGAAGCTAAATATTGACGAGACTCAGTTGTAAAAAATTCTGCGTTTAGATTCATTGGCCAATGTGCCAGCCAATCTAGATAAGTATGATATGCACTAGCTGGAGATTTACCAGCGGGAAAGGCCAGATTCCTTTCCGGCTGGGCTGTTGGTTTGCTGCCGTCCTTTGTACCAAGTGCAAGCACCGAATTAACCCCTGCACCACCAGAAAGGTATTCCAACTCTCTAACTTTACTGATAGTACGCGGGTCGAAATCATTACCAATAACGGCTTCACGTATCCGATGTTGCAATAGACGCAACATTAAACGCAAACCTAACGATGCATCTCCAGAAGCAAAGAATGTTTTTACGTGATCTTGCACTAGGTAGTTTACAAATACATCAGGAAAAACTTCCTCTAAACCATAACCCACTTCAACTTTAAGTCGTTGCTCTTTCATGTCGTATAACAACAAAATGCCACGCTGTTGGCCTGTTTGCTTGCCAATCTGCAATTGTGACATCAAATCTACGGCCTGGGTCTCAATGGATTTATTGCTCACACTAGGTAAAAACACGATACGCACATCAATACCTGATTCACGCAAAATCCAGCCCATGTACTGATCAAAGCGCGGGATGTCGCCAGAGGGGATGATGCCTGCATGGTCAATGAGGTGAGAATTTACGGGCAGTCGTACTTGCGCTGATATTGGTTCAGACGCAGACACTTGGGTGACTAGATTAGATTCATGTGGATCATGCCAAAACCACAATGCAGACAGTGAAATGGCACATAACAACACACCAAATGTCGTGCTGCGAGTCATTATTTATTTTTCGCTAAGTATTTTAACGCACGTTCTTCACCTTGCGCTGCCGCTTTTTTAATCAAAGCCTCCCCCACAGCAGAGTTGACTTCGATCCCTTGTCCCGTCAAGTAATGAAACCCCAGTGCACTTTGCGCATGCATATTTCCTTGCTCCGCCGCTTTACGGTACAAATTTAATGCTTGAGCTAAGTCTTGCTGGACACCTTTTCCACTCTTATACATAGTTCCTAAATTGTACTGAGCCTTGTCGTAGCCTTGTGCTACCGACTTGCGATACCAAGCTGCAGCCTCGGTGTAGTTAATTGCGGTGCCAAATCCATTGTAATAACAGAGTCCCATATTGTATTGAGCATTGGCATAACCTTGATCGGCCGATTTGCGATACCAAGCCATTGCGGCAGCATTATCGTATCCTCGCGCTAAATTGCCGATTTTGTTTTGAGCATAGACATCACCGCTCTTCGCCTCGGCTAGCAGGGTGTCAAATGAGCTTTTGTCACCTGTTTGCGCTTTGTCATACAAACTATTGGCTTGCTGCTCGGTTAGTTTGGCACTAGCGATTTGAGCAATAAATAAGGTACTTGCTACTAGCAAAAGAAATGATGCTGACCGATTCATGATTTACTGTAAGCAAAAGTTATAAAGCAACAGCGTATTACAAGCTTGTTTGCGATGCATTAATAAGCATCGCTCTGTTGTTAAACTGTTTCTCTCGAAGTGGAGGCATATGAGTGGCGGGTTGCCGAATAGCACTGGCGCAAATTCACAATAATGAAGGCAGCTCCTGATGGTGGCTGTGTAAAAAAATCCTAATTTAAAAAGTGGGGTGTAGCTGCCCAAAAAAGCATTTGTTTGCTACTAATGTGGGAGGTATTGCTGACTAATGATATAAATACCCGTTCTTGGTGGGGGTATGCGATAACATCATTTTTCAGCGTTTTTACACCGCCTGGATGTTTGCGGCCTTTGATATTTTAAGCCAGGATATCGACTCCTCGGCCTAAGCAGATATCATGGCTATAAGCCAAGCTCACTCAGACTCGGGTGATTATCAGGTCGCCGACCTTGTGGCCAATGAAAGAGTCGCTCGGATTCGGCGATGGCTAAATCGTTGATACTGGCAAAGCGGCGATGCATCAGGCCTTGGGTGTCAAATTCCCAATTTTCATTGCCGTATGAGCGATACCACTGGCCGTCTTGATCTAGCCACTCGTAGGCAAAACGCACTGCAATTCGATTGGCGTCAAACGCCCAGAGCTCTTTGATCAGGCGATATTCCACCTCGCGTTCCCACTTGCGAGTGAGAAATTCAATTACCTGTTCACGACCACGCGGAAATTGATCACGATTGCGCCAAATCGTATCGGGCGTATAGGCCAATGCGACGCGTTGTGGGTCGCGTGAATTCCAGCCATCTTCAGCCAGGCGTACTTTTTGTGCAGCCGTTTCGCGGCTGAATGGGGGGAGTGGTGGTTGAATCGCACCGGGTTTCGCGGCGGCTCCAATTCTTGAGAGAATGGCGCTATGAAGAAATCAACTCACTTTTCCCCCGAAGTCCGCGAACGGGCTGTTCGCATGGTCATTGAGCACCTTGCCGAATATCCATCTGAATGGGCAACCCTCGTTTCAATTGCCAGCAAAATAGGCTGCACGCCAGAAACGCTGCGCACATGGTGCCGTCGGCAAGGTGGCGATACCGTTCAAGCCAACAAAAATTCAGCAGAGAACGAACGCATTAAAGCGCTAGAACGCGAAGTGCGCGAACTTAAAAAAGCCAACGAAATTCTGCGACTGGCCAGCGCGTATTTCGCACAGGCGGAGCTCGACCGCCGCTTGAAATCGTAAGAGGATTCATCGATACCCACCGTGAGCAGCACGGGGTCGAGCCGATCTGCAAGCTATTACAGGTCGCCCCGTCAGCCTATCGACGTTATGTCGCTCGGCTGCGCAATCCAGCGTTGCGTTGTCAGCGTACCATTCGTGATGAGCAACTGAGCGGTGAAATTGAGCGTGTCTGGCAATTGAATCATCAGGTGTACGGGGCGGTAAAAGTATGGCGGCAGCTCAAGCGAGATGGACATACTGTGGCGCGCTGTACCGTTGAACGCTTGATGCGAAGCCTCGGTTTACGCGGCGTATCGCGTGGCAAAGCGGTGCGAACGACACGTCCCGATCCTGCCGTTGCTTGCCCACGCGATCATGTGAATCGTCAATTCGTAGCCGAACGACCGAATCAACTCTGGGTGTCGGATTTTACCTACGTGTCGACTTGGCAAGGCTTTGTCTATGTAGCTTTTGTGATCGATGTTTTTGCTCGTTATATCGTGGGCTGGCGAGTGAGTCGCAGCATGCACACTGAGTTTGTGCTGGATGCGTTGGAGCAAGCCCTTTGGGCGCGGCAACCAGAGCGTGAGGCCTTGATTCATCACAGCGACCGAGGTTCGCAATATGTTTCGATTCGCTACACCGAACGATTGACTGAAGCTGGCATCGAGCCATCCGTTGGCACGACCGGTGATAGTTACGACAATGCATTAGCAGAGACGATTAACGGGCTCTACAAAACAGAAGTGACTCACCGTTTGGGACCTTGGAAAAGTCTAGAATCCGTGGAACTAGCGACATTGGAATGGGTTTCGTGGTTCAATCAGCATCGTTTGCTGGGGTCGATTGGCCACATTCCACCCGCGGAAGCAGAGGCAAACTATTATCGTAATCAAAGCGAGCAGGCCGTGTTGGTCTGACTCAAACCAAACAGCCTCCGCGAAACTCGGTGCGATTCAGTCGCTGTTCGCACCGACAATTTTTAAACGCATCTGCCGAGATTTGCGTGACCCACGGCATTACGCAGCAAGCTATTTAACCTTATTGAAAAAGACAATTTTGCTTGGGTCAGTTGAGTGTCGACAGATGGGTCAAAAAAGCATCGGCGACAACAAAATAGCAGATTTATTTTTTTCACATATATTTGATGACTTTATGTGCTGAATTTGTGGCGAAAATTCTTCGAATTAATTCATTTAGGAAACGGTCCATGAAGAAAGTTTGGTAGCAGTTATCCATTTGAGTGCAGATTTTACTGTTGACGGTCGTCTTGATGCTGCCAATTGCCGCAGTTTTGGGCTGGTTTTTACATGAAAATCTGCGCCAGAAGCGGGAGGAGGCGCAAACAAAATTAAAGCTAGACGTTGAGCATGCCTCGCTAAGCATTGAGCAATTGTTTGGGTTTATTGAGAGTGATTTAAAGCTAATCGCACAGCGTCGCCAAATCATGACAATGGATCGCAATAAGTGTGATTCTATCTTGAATGACTATATGAGTATCAGAGGCGACGTTTTCATGGGTATTAGCCGAAAATGAATTGGCGGAGCGGGCGCAAGAGGCGTTGAGTAAATCCCTGCTGGGCGAGTAGCTGATTGGGTTCATTAGCTGCGATGGTATGGCGATTGAAGTCCGCGAGCGCACGGTTAAAACGAAAGTGGCCGCTACTGAGTTCGCTGTTGACAAGCCTAAGAAAACGCGGGCGACCACACAAAGGTTAGGTACAACCCGCCGCCAAAGCATCGCCGCTTGAGCGGCAAAAAGGGCATGATATGGGCATGATGTTAGGGAGTTGCCCACTAACTATGATCGTGCCTGTAAGTGCAATTCACAGGGGCATTATTTGGTGGAGCGTTTTGCAAGAGGCTCGGTGAAGAACTTGTTTTTCGACAGAAAGGAATTAGTGGATTTGTCTTTAATGTTGTTGGAGCTGGTGTGTTTGTTGAGTATTCATGAAATTAGACGTAACTTCATGCCTATATTGTTGTAGAAATAATTGGTGCTTGGAAATGTTTATTTTAGGTGGGACAATGCTGAAGTGTTTTTGAAAGTGGTACTATAGCTGGGACTATTATAAAGACTATACTCGATGATGTTGAAGTTTTTCTTGAGCTAAGTCTTTGATTTTATTGGTGCACCCGACAGGAATCGAACCTGTGACCCTCAGTTTCGGAAACTGATACTCTATCCAACTGAGCTACGGGTGCATTTGATTAGGTGTGCGATGATAGCTGCTTATGACTCACTCGTCTAGTCGATAGGTGAATTGTGTTTTGTTGTTGCTGTGTTGTCGGTATAATTGCTAACGATAAGGGCTTTTTAAGGCTCATTTTAATAATACGCACAACTTCAAAAGGGATGACAGCATGGGCGGTTCCAGCGCATCGGCGTTTAAAAGCGCAATCGGTATTATTCTTACGGCATTGATTGGAGTGCCTTTGTTTGCATATCTTGCCATTAAATTGGCGACTTCAGGTATGTCGACAGATGTAACAAGTTCCACAATGACTAAGGAAGCCGTGGCGGCTCGTTTGCAGCCTGTTGCTGTAGTCAAAATTGTTGATGGTGGACCTCCTGGATCAAAATCTGGCAAGGCAGTTTACGAGTCGGTCTGTATGTCCTGTCATGACGCCGGCCTTGCTGGCGCGCCAAAGTTTGCTGATGCAGGCGCTTGGGCTGGACGAATCGGTCAAGGTTTTGAAACTTTGGTAAAACACGCCATTGGTGGTTTTAATGCGATGCCTGCTAAGGGCGGCGCTGCTGATTTGACCGATGATGAAGTCAAGCGTGCTGTTGCTTATATGGGTAATGCCGCTGGTGCTAAATTTGAAGAGCCAAAAGTGGCTGGCGCGGCAGCCGGCGGTGCAATTGATCCTGCCGTTAAGGGTAAAGAGATTTACGCGAGTGTGTGCATGGCCTGTCATGACTCGGGTGTTGCAGGTGCACCTAAATTTGGTGACAAAGCGGCTTGGGCGCCACGCTTGAAAGATGGCGTAGATAGTGCGATTGCGATTGCAGTGAAAGGTATCGGTGCCATGCCAGCAAAAGGTGGCTACAGTGGTTCTGATGAGGAATTCAAAGCTGCAGCACTTTATCTGATCAATGCTTCTAAATAATTGAAACTTTGAATTCCAGTTAAAAGCCACATCGCGAGATGTGGCTTTTTTGTTGGGTGGTGTTCGTGAGTGACTTATTCGGTCGTTACTGTCTTGCTGATATTTCGTGGTGCATCGATCGTATTGCCACGATGTATTGCGGTGTAATAAGACAAGAGCTGCAGCGCGATGGCATACAAAATAGGGTTGAGGTGGGCGAGTTTCTCTGGCATTCGAATCGTGTTGAAGCCTGCAATTTGTGGTAAGGCAATGTCACTCAGTGCAAAAATCTCGCCGTGCTTGTTGCGAACGTCGTGGAGATTAGCCAACAGTTGATCGGCCAACATGTCCCATGGCAAGCAAGCGATGACAGGTAGGTTGTTTCCAACTAGTGCTAATGTACCGTG contains these protein-coding regions:
- a CDS encoding ABC transporter substrate-binding protein; the protein is MNKKLVWRSVVLAVLLAIAVYFIVASRAPSTSNAAEGAAAASHQVIDSAGRKVNVPLKPLRVLALGEFDLDALLSLGLRPVGATNGRGQAGVPNYLQTKAKNITSVGAFAQPNMDKIIAAQPDLIVTSVIRDPQIIAQLERIAPVLITTQAGADWKTAFNQMAALLGKNAQAQHFLAQYQTRVAQLRTQIKPAQTISIVRWDPKGPGFMLKDAFASLVVQDLGLTRPAGQMQPGANHSKPLSLEALTEIDADWLFIGTLSPEGDAAATLKTVQTAPAFRNLHVVKNQQVRIIDGSLWTSTGGPLAALAVLDDVEKNLRTVQIAQVTQTANSAQ
- a CDS encoding FecCD family ABC transporter permease; the protein is MTYTSDSVQPVHLGAILTFTLLAMMLLSLLSGSGHVGMSASFDFLLGKTSVNQAQLDMVIRQLRLPRTMAVIMVGASLGVAGALLQSATRNPLADTGLLGVNAGAALSIVIGFSLGLAHTSVDYLLWALIGALIANALVLLIAQTGLQSTTQSSSPLRLVLAGLALGATFQGATSYLLLMNASAYEQYRFWILGSLAGSSAEMIWPLLPACVLGLIAAFVMVRPLSALLLGDDSARALGYRPGLIRVLVALITTLLSGLAVALAGPLAFLGLIAPYLARTLMGPRLINQMIFSALLGAIVLLGADIIARLLSQPYDSPVSIILAFIGAPLLIILVRSNRLVA
- a CDS encoding FecCD family ABC transporter permease, which codes for MSTDFTSQADFSKPKIFQYKSVSILFSMESLLGTLNILLILLGAIVVSLMLGSTMLSPEAVIQALLGEGSRASQILVVEIRLPRIIAGLVAGAALGLSGCLIQTMARNPLASPDLLGISQGATLAVVLGLLLGSSGLLGDWTLAVFGAALAALLVMLAAGRTGHQGYRVLIVGLGIATLLRAAAELLLSTINLQHASELYAWSIGSLIGRGYTASLPTALGLLFLLPCAVLLSRQLAVLRFEPDLASSLGLNVKRVQLWTLLLSIALAALGVSIGGPIAFISLTAPILARHFSAANQVPLTRSALIGALIVVCADTFGRSAGGSTEVPVGVITCLMGGPFLLWILLRRERD
- a CDS encoding ABC transporter ATP-binding protein, giving the protein MRLMVENLSVRYESKTDSHTAVKGVSLNVGAGQLVVIVGPNGCGKSTLLRAIARLQKPQAGRVQVDGKDVWQLSARQAAHAIALLPQSPLAPEGISVVDLVRYGRHPHQSLFQQWSAYDQDVVERAMAACNVSDLAYRRLDRLSGGQRQRCWLAMILAQEAPLMLLDEPISMLDLGHQLEVLSLAKNLARTGASVVIVLHDLIAAARYADVLVAMQDGHIVAQGAPSDIVTPALVKTLYGVDADILSAPIDGSPVVVPSASQTV
- a CDS encoding 2,3-dihydro-2,3-dihydroxybenzoate dehydrogenase, whose translation is MQGKIAIVSGAAQGIGASIVEALSAQGVTVAALDVQVDALAALAQTSANIHAYPVDVRSSQAVRDVVAQIEAELGAIDILVNVAGVLRLGAVCDLSFDDWELTFSVNTHGVFYLSQAVAQRMKTRRAGNIVTVGSNAAAVPRMQMAAYAASKAASSHFTKCLGLELAEYGIRCNIVSPGSTDTAMQRQLWTSESDAQKVIDGALPSFRTGIPLRRIAATTDIVAPVLFLLSDAAKHITMHNLCVDGGATLGV
- a CDS encoding TPM domain-containing protein, with amino-acid sequence MTRSTTFGVLLCAISLSALWFWHDPHESNLVTQVSASEPISAQVRLPVNSHLIDHAGIIPSGDIPRFDQYMGWILRESGIDVRIVFLPSVSNKSIETQAVDLMSQLQIGKQTGQQRGILLLYDMKEQRLKVEVGYGLEEVFPDVFVNYLVQDHVKTFFASGDASLGLRLMLRLLQHRIREAVIGNDFDPRTISKVRELEYLSGGAGVNSVLALGTKDGSKPTAQPERNLAFPAGKSPASAYHTYLDWLAHWPMNLNAEFFTTESRQYLASLPSSPAYAEFILFGEYGKQFKVVERGDLALLYFTNTPFVSPHFFIKTNGEWHMDLMAEVRNTHEHSGGEYTWAYYGDQDKYTYAFSDLLVTLKGYRRIQDGDNRPLVIRGDR
- a CDS encoding tetratricopeptide repeat protein translates to MYDKAQTGDKSSFDTLLAEAKSGDVYAQNKIGNLARGYDNAAAMAWYRKSADQGYANAQYNMGLCYYNGFGTAINYTEAAAWYRKSVAQGYDKAQYNLGTMYKSGKGVQQDLAQALNLYRKAAEQGNMHAQSALGFHYLTGQGIEVNSAVGEALIKKAAAQGEERALKYLAKNK